A region from the Lemur catta isolate mLemCat1 chromosome 7, mLemCat1.pri, whole genome shotgun sequence genome encodes:
- the LOC123641245 gene encoding RNA polymerase II subunit A C-terminal domain phosphatase SSU72-like has product MPSSPLRVAVVCMSNINRSMEAHSLLERKGFSVRSFGAGSRVRLPGRRPDLPAVYDFATTYRQMHDDLRRKDRECYTQNGILHILGRNERIKPRPERFQQCTESFDVIFTCEERVYDRVVEHLSSRKQGTFQPVHVINVGMADDPEGATLGAFLICELCQRLQEAGDMDKMAGLLRQAEEKTGKTFSHTVCFY; this is encoded by the coding sequence ATGCCCTCATCCCCGCTCAGGGTCGCCGTGGTGTGCATGAGCAACATCAACAGGAGCATGGAAGCCCACAGCCTCCTCGAGAGGAAAGGGTTCAGCGTCCGTTCCTTTGGGGCTGGATCTCGTGTGAGGCTCCCAGGACGGAGACCCGATCTTCCCGCGGTTTATGATTTTGCCACAACGTATCGACAGATGCACGACGACCTCCGAAGGAAAGACAGGGAATGCTACACACAGAATGGCATCTTGCACATCTTGGGAAGAAATGAGAGGATCAAGCCCCGTCCCGAAAGATTTCAGCAGTGCACCGAGTCCTTTGACGTCATCTTCACCTGTGAGGAGCGTGTCTATGACAGGGTGGTGGAACACCTGTCTTCCAGGAAACAGGGGACCTTCCAGCCCGTGCATGTGATCAACGTGGGCATGGCAGACGACCCGGAAGGTGCCACCCTCGGAGCGTTCCTCATCTGTGAGCTGTGCCAGCGCCTCCAGGAGGCGGGCGACATGGACAAAATGGCTGGGCTGCTCCGGCAAGCGGAGGAGAAAACGGGAAAGACTTTTTCTCACACCGTCTGCTTCTACTGA